In Equus przewalskii isolate Varuska chromosome 6, EquPr2, whole genome shotgun sequence, one DNA window encodes the following:
- the MCAM gene encoding cell surface glycoprotein MUC18 isoform X2: MELSRLVCAFLLAACCCCRRAAGVPGEAEQPEPELVEVEVGGTALLKCGPSHSQGNFGHVDWFSVHKEKPTLIFRVHQGLGQSQPGEYQHRLSLQDKGTTLALAHITPHDERIFLCQGKRPQSQEHRIQLRVYKAPEEPSIQVNAVGISVNSQEPEEVATCVGRNGYPVPQVIWYKNGRPLKEEKNRVHIQSSQIVESSGLYTLQSVLKAQLVKEDKDAQFYCELNYRLPSGNHMKESKEVTVPVFYPAEKVWLEVEPVGMLKEGDRVEIRCLADGNPPPHFSISKQNLSTREMEEETTDDNGILVLEPAQKEHSGVYECHGLDLETTTSLQSDQQELLVNYVSDVRVRPAAPESQEGSSLTLTCEAESNQAIEFQWLREKTGKLLQKGPVLQLYNLKREEGGGYRCVASVPSVPGLNRTQLVNVAVFGSPWMTVKERKVWVKENTVLNLSCEASGHPRPTISWNVDGMASEQDQDPQSVLSILNVLVTPELLETGAECVASNSLGKNTTIIFLELDSNRTTGLSTSTVSPHAKANSTSTEKKLPEPESKGVVIVAVTVCILVLAVLGAVLYFFYKKGKLPCGRSGKQEMERNTSI; this comes from the exons GTGTGCCTGGAGAGGCGGAGCAGCCCGAGCCTGAGCTGGTAGAGGTGGAAGTAGGCGGCACGGCCCTTCTGAAGTGTGGCCCCTCCCATTCCCAGGGCAACTTCGGCCATGTGGACTGGTTTTCT GTCCACAAAGAGAAGCCCACCCTCATCTTCCGCGTGCACCAGGGCCTGGGCCAGAGCCAGCCTGGGGAGTACCAGCACCGGCTCAGCCTCCAGGACAAAGGGACTACTCTGGCCCTGGCACATATCACCCCCCATGACGAGCGCATCTTCCTGTGCCAGGGCAAGCGTCCTCAGTCCCAGGAGCACCGCATCCAGCTCCGTGTGTACA AAGCTCCGGAGGAGCCAAGCATCCAGGTCAATGCCGTGGGCATTTCTGTGAACAGTCAGGAGCCCGAGGAG GTTGCCACCTGTGTGGGGAGGAACGGGTACCCCGTTCCTCAGGTCATCTGGTACAAGAATGGCCGGCCCCTCAAGGAGGAGAAGAACC GAGTCCACATTCAGTCGTCCCAGATCGTGGAGTCGAGTGGCTTGTACACCTTGCAGAGCGTTCTGAAGGCACAGCTGGTTaaagaagacaaagatgcccaGTTTTACTGTGAGCTCAACTACCGGCTGCCCAGCGGGAACCACATGAAGGAATCTAAGGAGGTCACTGTCCCTGTTTTCT ACCCTGCAGAGAAAGTGTGGTTGGAGGTGGAGCCCGTGGGAATGCTGAAGGAGGGGGACCGTGTGGAAATCAGGTGTTTGGCTGATGgcaaccccccaccccacttcagcATCAGCAAGCAG AACCTCAGCAccagggagatggaggaagagacaaCGGATGACAATGGGATCCTGGTTTTGGAGCCCGCCCAGAAGGAGCACAGTGGGGTCTATGAATGCCACGGCCTGGACTTGGAAACCACAACATCGCTGCAGAGCGACCAACAGGAGCTGCTGGTGAACT acGTGTCTGATGTCCGAGTGAGACCTGCAGCCCCTGAGAGCCAGGAGGGCAGCAGTCTCACCCTGACCTGTGAGGCAGAGAGCAACCAGGCCATTGAGTTCCAGTGGCTGAGAGAAAAG ACAGGCAAGCTGCTGCAAAAGGGGCCTGTGCTCCAATTATACAACCTGAAACGGGAGGAAGGGGGAGGCTACCGCTGTGTGGCGTCTGTGCCCAGTGTACCCGGGCTGAACCGCACACAGCTGGTCAACGTAGCCGTTTTTG GGTCCCCGTGGATGACAGTAAAGGAGAGGAAGGTGTGGGTGAAAGAGAACACGGTGCTGAATCTGTCTTGTGAAGCATCAGGACATCCTCGGCCCACCATCTCCTGGAATGTTGATGGCATG GCAAGTGAACAAGACCAGGATCCACAGAGTGTCCTGAGCATCCTGAATGTCCTTGTGACCCCAGAGCTGTTGGAGACAGGTGCTGAATGTGTGGCCTCCAACTCCCTGGGCAAAAACACCACCATCATTTTCCTGGAGCTGG ACTCCAACAGAACCACTGGCCTCAGCACCTCCACTGTCAGTCCTCATGCCAAAGCCAACAGCACCTCCACAG agaaaaagctGCCAGAGCCTGAAAGCAAGGGTGTGGTCATCGTGGCTGTGACTGTGTGCATCCTGGTCCtggctgtgctgggtgctgtccTCTATTTCTTCTACAAGAAGGGCAAGCTGCCGTGTGGGCGCTCAGGCAAACAAGAGAT GGAGAGAAATACATCGATCTGA
- the MCAM gene encoding cell surface glycoprotein MUC18 isoform X1, whose amino-acid sequence MELSRLVCAFLLAACCCCRRAAGVPGEAEQPEPELVEVEVGGTALLKCGPSHSQGNFGHVDWFSVHKEKPTLIFRVHQGLGQSQPGEYQHRLSLQDKGTTLALAHITPHDERIFLCQGKRPQSQEHRIQLRVYKAPEEPSIQVNAVGISVNSQEPEEVATCVGRNGYPVPQVIWYKNGRPLKEEKNRVHIQSSQIVESSGLYTLQSVLKAQLVKEDKDAQFYCELNYRLPSGNHMKESKEVTVPVFYPAEKVWLEVEPVGMLKEGDRVEIRCLADGNPPPHFSISKQNLSTREMEEETTDDNGILVLEPAQKEHSGVYECHGLDLETTTSLQSDQQELLVNYVSDVRVRPAAPESQEGSSLTLTCEAESNQAIEFQWLREKTGKLLQKGPVLQLYNLKREEGGGYRCVASVPSVPGLNRTQLVNVAVFGSPWMTVKERKVWVKENTVLNLSCEASGHPRPTISWNVDGMASEQDQDPQSVLSILNVLVTPELLETGAECVASNSLGKNTTIIFLELDSNRTTGLSTSTVSPHAKANSTSTEKKLPEPESKGVVIVAVTVCILVLAVLGAVLYFFYKKGKLPCGRSGKQEITLPPSPKSEFVVEVKSDKLPEEMGLLQGSNGDKRAPGDQGEKYIDLRH is encoded by the exons GTGTGCCTGGAGAGGCGGAGCAGCCCGAGCCTGAGCTGGTAGAGGTGGAAGTAGGCGGCACGGCCCTTCTGAAGTGTGGCCCCTCCCATTCCCAGGGCAACTTCGGCCATGTGGACTGGTTTTCT GTCCACAAAGAGAAGCCCACCCTCATCTTCCGCGTGCACCAGGGCCTGGGCCAGAGCCAGCCTGGGGAGTACCAGCACCGGCTCAGCCTCCAGGACAAAGGGACTACTCTGGCCCTGGCACATATCACCCCCCATGACGAGCGCATCTTCCTGTGCCAGGGCAAGCGTCCTCAGTCCCAGGAGCACCGCATCCAGCTCCGTGTGTACA AAGCTCCGGAGGAGCCAAGCATCCAGGTCAATGCCGTGGGCATTTCTGTGAACAGTCAGGAGCCCGAGGAG GTTGCCACCTGTGTGGGGAGGAACGGGTACCCCGTTCCTCAGGTCATCTGGTACAAGAATGGCCGGCCCCTCAAGGAGGAGAAGAACC GAGTCCACATTCAGTCGTCCCAGATCGTGGAGTCGAGTGGCTTGTACACCTTGCAGAGCGTTCTGAAGGCACAGCTGGTTaaagaagacaaagatgcccaGTTTTACTGTGAGCTCAACTACCGGCTGCCCAGCGGGAACCACATGAAGGAATCTAAGGAGGTCACTGTCCCTGTTTTCT ACCCTGCAGAGAAAGTGTGGTTGGAGGTGGAGCCCGTGGGAATGCTGAAGGAGGGGGACCGTGTGGAAATCAGGTGTTTGGCTGATGgcaaccccccaccccacttcagcATCAGCAAGCAG AACCTCAGCAccagggagatggaggaagagacaaCGGATGACAATGGGATCCTGGTTTTGGAGCCCGCCCAGAAGGAGCACAGTGGGGTCTATGAATGCCACGGCCTGGACTTGGAAACCACAACATCGCTGCAGAGCGACCAACAGGAGCTGCTGGTGAACT acGTGTCTGATGTCCGAGTGAGACCTGCAGCCCCTGAGAGCCAGGAGGGCAGCAGTCTCACCCTGACCTGTGAGGCAGAGAGCAACCAGGCCATTGAGTTCCAGTGGCTGAGAGAAAAG ACAGGCAAGCTGCTGCAAAAGGGGCCTGTGCTCCAATTATACAACCTGAAACGGGAGGAAGGGGGAGGCTACCGCTGTGTGGCGTCTGTGCCCAGTGTACCCGGGCTGAACCGCACACAGCTGGTCAACGTAGCCGTTTTTG GGTCCCCGTGGATGACAGTAAAGGAGAGGAAGGTGTGGGTGAAAGAGAACACGGTGCTGAATCTGTCTTGTGAAGCATCAGGACATCCTCGGCCCACCATCTCCTGGAATGTTGATGGCATG GCAAGTGAACAAGACCAGGATCCACAGAGTGTCCTGAGCATCCTGAATGTCCTTGTGACCCCAGAGCTGTTGGAGACAGGTGCTGAATGTGTGGCCTCCAACTCCCTGGGCAAAAACACCACCATCATTTTCCTGGAGCTGG ACTCCAACAGAACCACTGGCCTCAGCACCTCCACTGTCAGTCCTCATGCCAAAGCCAACAGCACCTCCACAG agaaaaagctGCCAGAGCCTGAAAGCAAGGGTGTGGTCATCGTGGCTGTGACTGTGTGCATCCTGGTCCtggctgtgctgggtgctgtccTCTATTTCTTCTACAAGAAGGGCAAGCTGCCGTGTGGGCGCTCAGGCAAACAAGAGAT cacgCTGCCCCCGTCTCCTAAGAGTGAATTTGTAGTTGAAGTTAAGTCAGATAAACTCCCAGAAGAGATGGGCCTCCTACAGGGCAGCAACGGTGACAAGAGGGCTCCAGGAGACCAG GGAGAGAAATACATCGATCTGAGGCACTAG
- the MCAM gene encoding cell surface glycoprotein MUC18 isoform X3, giving the protein MELSRLVCAFLLAACCCCRRAAGVPGEAEQPEPELVEVEVGGTALLKCGPSHSQGNFGHVDWFSVHKEKPTLIFRVHQGLGQSQPGEYQHRLSLQDKGTTLALAHITPHDERIFLCQGKRPQSQEHRIQLRVYKAPEEPSIQVNAVGISVNSQEPEEVATCVGRNGYPVPQVIWYKNGRPLKEEKNRVHIQSSQIVESSGLYTLQSVLKAQLVKEDKDAQFYCELNYRLPSGNHMKESKEVTVPVFYPAEKVWLEVEPVGMLKEGDRVEIRCLADGNPPPHFSISKQNLSTREMEEETTDDNGILVLEPAQKEHSGVYECHGLDLETTTSLQSDQQELLVNYVSDVRVRPAAPESQEGSSLTLTCEAESNQAIEFQWLREKTGKLLQKGPVLQLYNLKREEGGGYRCVASVPSVPGLNRTQLVNVAVFGSPWMTVKERKVWVKENTVLNLSCEASGHPRPTISWNVDGMASEQDQDPQSVLSILNVLVTPELLETGAECVASNSLGKNTTIIFLELDSNRTTGLSTSTVSPHAKANSTSTEKKLPEPESKGVVIVAVTVCILVLAVLGAVLYFFYKKGKLPCGRSGKQEITLPPSPKSEFVVEVKSDKLPEEMGLLQGSNGDKRAPGDQSGSRPHLAFLTVLTDGRARERNTSI; this is encoded by the exons GTGTGCCTGGAGAGGCGGAGCAGCCCGAGCCTGAGCTGGTAGAGGTGGAAGTAGGCGGCACGGCCCTTCTGAAGTGTGGCCCCTCCCATTCCCAGGGCAACTTCGGCCATGTGGACTGGTTTTCT GTCCACAAAGAGAAGCCCACCCTCATCTTCCGCGTGCACCAGGGCCTGGGCCAGAGCCAGCCTGGGGAGTACCAGCACCGGCTCAGCCTCCAGGACAAAGGGACTACTCTGGCCCTGGCACATATCACCCCCCATGACGAGCGCATCTTCCTGTGCCAGGGCAAGCGTCCTCAGTCCCAGGAGCACCGCATCCAGCTCCGTGTGTACA AAGCTCCGGAGGAGCCAAGCATCCAGGTCAATGCCGTGGGCATTTCTGTGAACAGTCAGGAGCCCGAGGAG GTTGCCACCTGTGTGGGGAGGAACGGGTACCCCGTTCCTCAGGTCATCTGGTACAAGAATGGCCGGCCCCTCAAGGAGGAGAAGAACC GAGTCCACATTCAGTCGTCCCAGATCGTGGAGTCGAGTGGCTTGTACACCTTGCAGAGCGTTCTGAAGGCACAGCTGGTTaaagaagacaaagatgcccaGTTTTACTGTGAGCTCAACTACCGGCTGCCCAGCGGGAACCACATGAAGGAATCTAAGGAGGTCACTGTCCCTGTTTTCT ACCCTGCAGAGAAAGTGTGGTTGGAGGTGGAGCCCGTGGGAATGCTGAAGGAGGGGGACCGTGTGGAAATCAGGTGTTTGGCTGATGgcaaccccccaccccacttcagcATCAGCAAGCAG AACCTCAGCAccagggagatggaggaagagacaaCGGATGACAATGGGATCCTGGTTTTGGAGCCCGCCCAGAAGGAGCACAGTGGGGTCTATGAATGCCACGGCCTGGACTTGGAAACCACAACATCGCTGCAGAGCGACCAACAGGAGCTGCTGGTGAACT acGTGTCTGATGTCCGAGTGAGACCTGCAGCCCCTGAGAGCCAGGAGGGCAGCAGTCTCACCCTGACCTGTGAGGCAGAGAGCAACCAGGCCATTGAGTTCCAGTGGCTGAGAGAAAAG ACAGGCAAGCTGCTGCAAAAGGGGCCTGTGCTCCAATTATACAACCTGAAACGGGAGGAAGGGGGAGGCTACCGCTGTGTGGCGTCTGTGCCCAGTGTACCCGGGCTGAACCGCACACAGCTGGTCAACGTAGCCGTTTTTG GGTCCCCGTGGATGACAGTAAAGGAGAGGAAGGTGTGGGTGAAAGAGAACACGGTGCTGAATCTGTCTTGTGAAGCATCAGGACATCCTCGGCCCACCATCTCCTGGAATGTTGATGGCATG GCAAGTGAACAAGACCAGGATCCACAGAGTGTCCTGAGCATCCTGAATGTCCTTGTGACCCCAGAGCTGTTGGAGACAGGTGCTGAATGTGTGGCCTCCAACTCCCTGGGCAAAAACACCACCATCATTTTCCTGGAGCTGG ACTCCAACAGAACCACTGGCCTCAGCACCTCCACTGTCAGTCCTCATGCCAAAGCCAACAGCACCTCCACAG agaaaaagctGCCAGAGCCTGAAAGCAAGGGTGTGGTCATCGTGGCTGTGACTGTGTGCATCCTGGTCCtggctgtgctgggtgctgtccTCTATTTCTTCTACAAGAAGGGCAAGCTGCCGTGTGGGCGCTCAGGCAAACAAGAGAT cacgCTGCCCCCGTCTCCTAAGAGTGAATTTGTAGTTGAAGTTAAGTCAGATAAACTCCCAGAAGAGATGGGCCTCCTACAGGGCAGCAACGGTGACAAGAGGGCTCCAGGAGACCAG AGTGGGAGCAGGCCCCATCTTGCCTTCCTAACAGTACTCACAGACGGTAGAGCCAG GGAGAGAAATACATCGATCTGA